GTGCGATGAAAATGCTGCGCCAGCCAAACTGAGATTCAAGTGCCGCACCCGCCAGTGGCGCAAGGGCAGGAGACAGAGCTACCAACGGCATGATGGTAGCGAACACGCGTTGAGACGTTTTGCTGTCATAACGATCGATAACTACCGCTTGCCAAATCACAGAAGCAGAACACGCACCCAGAGCCTGTACAAAACGTGCAGCCAGGAACACTTCAATGCTGTCAGCCATAAAACAGGCTGCGGTAGCAGCACTGAACAGTGCCATACCGCCTACCAGCACTTTAATGCGGCCGATGCGATCAGACAGTGGTCCATAAACGATTTGGCCCAGAGCCATGCCCAACAGGAACACGGTCAGCGACAAGCCAATCATGGATTGAGTTGTACCCATCTCAAGGCGGATATTTTCAAAAGCGGGCAGGTACATATCAGTCGCCAGAAAACCGAGCATGCTCAGGCCGGCAAACCAAATCATTGTTGTCATAGGAACAGTATTTTTCATTTTACTTATCCGTTGTTGCAATATGCGCGCAGTCTACTGCTAGCGAAAAGCGCTGTGAAACGCTAAAATTTCCACATTGCTTTCAAAAAATTTGATTCGTATGTTTTCCTATCAAGATCTGCAAGTTATCGATGCCGTTGCCCGTCGTGGTAGCTTTTCCGCTGCAGCCGAAGAATTGCACAAAGTTCCTAGTGCGGTGAGCTATACCGTCAGGCAGATGGAAGAGAAGCTTGCTGTGAATTTATTTGAGAGATTGCACCGCTCAGTCAAACTCACGCCTGCTGGCGAGTTCTTCGTGCAACAGGCAAGAGACTTGATGAAGCGGATGGATGAGATACGCGATCAAACCCAGCGTGTTGCCAACGGTTGGACGCGAAGTGTCTCGCTGGCTCTGGATAACGTGGTGCGTGAAGATCGTGTCGATTCATTGGTGCGGGACTTCTACGACGCTTTCCCTGACGTAGAACTGCTGCTGACCATGGAAGTGTTCAATGGCGTGTGGGATGCACTGGCGTACGACAGGGCAGATATTGCCATAGGTGCGACAGCGGCGGTGCCAGTCAGCGGAAACCTAAGTTATCGCGATATGGGTATTCTCACTTGGCGATTTGTGGTTTCGAAAGACCATCCTCTGGCGGCAGAGCCTGAGCCTCTGAGACATGA
The nucleotide sequence above comes from Grimontia kaedaensis. Encoded proteins:
- the punR gene encoding DNA-binding transcriptional activator PunR; protein product: MFSYQDLQVIDAVARRGSFSAAAEELHKVPSAVSYTVRQMEEKLAVNLFERLHRSVKLTPAGEFFVQQARDLMKRMDEIRDQTQRVANGWTRSVSLALDNVVREDRVDSLVRDFYDAFPDVELLLTMEVFNGVWDALAYDRADIAIGATAAVPVSGNLSYRDMGILTWRFVVSKDHPLAAEPEPLRHEQLLAYPAICLEDTSRILPKRATWLLDNQRRLTVPNWHSAIQCFRSGLGIGAMPSHMAQPYLESGELVEKMLVEPPAKSPCCIAWRSDKENPAVNWILDYLGDAEKAHREWLE